Proteins encoded within one genomic window of Nonomuraea gerenzanensis:
- a CDS encoding LuxR C-terminal-related transcriptional regulator, with protein MDLSVIGITPQAEQVYRFFLKHKGEGVGSVPEALGMDPDTVEEAVDLLGRLSMLDLTDRYRVTATDPRVAIERLVEQRMEELNAEIRRVFSARDAISSFQDDKREGDKVAAILDIERVEDGARVRQRLDDLAFFCYKETLCLHPGGPFTEVMIESALPLDQRSLRRGLALKQIFHPKAIEDQRMLSYLRELVNLGAEIRITDQHMDRMLMYDRSVAVVPIDPSHHSAGALLVREPGLISQLYIYFEGLWKSAVDLRHHLDPPDEEPALSQMEQRILTVMATADKDEIAARELDISVRTYRRYVADLMARLGAANRFQAALRAKEENWI; from the coding sequence ATGGACCTCTCGGTCATCGGCATCACACCACAGGCGGAACAGGTCTACCGGTTCTTCCTCAAGCACAAGGGTGAGGGTGTCGGCTCCGTGCCGGAGGCGCTCGGCATGGACCCCGACACGGTCGAGGAGGCCGTGGACCTGCTCGGCAGGCTGTCCATGCTGGACCTCACCGACCGCTACCGCGTCACCGCCACGGACCCGCGCGTGGCCATCGAGCGCCTGGTCGAGCAGCGCATGGAGGAGCTGAACGCGGAGATCAGGCGGGTCTTCAGCGCCCGCGACGCCATCTCCTCCTTCCAGGACGACAAGCGGGAGGGCGACAAGGTCGCCGCGATCCTCGACATCGAGCGGGTCGAGGACGGCGCCCGCGTCCGCCAGCGCCTGGACGACCTGGCCTTCTTCTGCTACAAGGAGACGCTCTGCCTGCACCCCGGCGGCCCGTTCACCGAGGTGATGATCGAGTCGGCGCTGCCGCTCGACCAGCGGTCGCTGCGCCGCGGGCTCGCGCTCAAGCAGATCTTCCACCCGAAGGCGATCGAGGACCAGCGCATGCTGTCCTACCTGCGCGAGCTGGTCAACCTCGGCGCCGAGATCCGCATCACCGACCAGCACATGGACCGCATGCTGATGTACGACCGCAGCGTGGCCGTCGTGCCCATCGACCCCTCCCACCACTCCGCCGGCGCGCTCCTGGTGCGCGAGCCCGGCCTGATCTCGCAGCTCTACATCTACTTCGAGGGCCTGTGGAAGAGCGCCGTGGACCTGCGCCACCACCTCGACCCGCCCGACGAGGAGCCGGCGCTGTCGCAGATGGAGCAGCGCATCCTCACCGTGATGGCGACGGCGGACAAGGACGAGATCGCCGCCCGCGAGCTCGACATCTCCGTGCGCACCTACCGCCGCTACGTCGCCGACCTCATGGCCAGGCTCGGCGCCGCCAACCGCTTCCAGGCGGCGCTGCGGGCGAAGGAGGAGAACTGGATCTGA
- a CDS encoding acyl-CoA carboxylase subunit beta — protein MSISELDITAEELEQAVLPAPPSMDRLRDELGRLRQDIADGDHRGVERQRALGKRTARERLDLLLDEGSFVELDMLRRHRAQGLGMERQRPHTDGVVTGSGTIDGRRVFVYAQDFTLFGGSLGEAHALKIQKVMELALSTGAPFIGLNDSGGARIQEGVMSLNGYGGIFQRYVQASGVIPQISVVLGPCAGGAAYSTALADFTFMAGDTAQLYLTGPDVVEAVTGERVTHAELGGAQVHGSRSGVATFVHDDEEECLASVRDLLSMLPSNNLGRPPAAPPCGAAADVRPRLAEIVPAEQHKLYDMREVLAELVDDGDFLETHRNWAGNVICALARIDGEVVGVVANQPTVLAGVLDAKAAQKAARFVRFCDAFSIPLVTLVDVPGFLPGKDQEYEGVIRHGAKLLYAYCEATVPRISVILRKAYGGAYIVMDSRSIGTDLSLAWPTNEVAVMGAEGAVNIVYRRQLAAAADPVTERAELLERYKRELIHPTYTAERGLVDDVIDPADTRAALARGLAMLRDKRKHSAPRKHGNVPL, from the coding sequence ATGAGCATCTCTGAGCTGGACATCACCGCGGAAGAACTCGAACAGGCCGTCCTGCCGGCGCCCCCCTCGATGGACCGGCTCCGTGACGAGCTGGGCAGGTTGCGCCAGGACATCGCCGACGGCGACCACCGGGGCGTGGAGCGGCAGCGCGCCCTGGGCAAGCGCACCGCGCGCGAGCGGCTGGACCTCCTGCTGGACGAGGGCTCGTTCGTGGAGCTGGACATGTTGCGCAGGCACCGCGCGCAGGGGCTGGGCATGGAACGGCAGCGGCCGCACACCGACGGGGTCGTCACCGGCTCCGGCACGATCGACGGCCGCCGCGTGTTCGTCTACGCGCAGGACTTCACCCTCTTCGGCGGCTCGCTCGGCGAGGCGCACGCCCTGAAGATCCAGAAGGTGATGGAGCTGGCGCTGTCCACCGGGGCGCCGTTCATCGGGCTGAACGACAGCGGCGGCGCCCGGATCCAGGAAGGCGTCATGTCGCTCAACGGCTACGGCGGCATCTTCCAGCGCTATGTGCAGGCGTCGGGCGTGATCCCGCAGATCAGCGTGGTGCTCGGCCCGTGTGCCGGCGGCGCGGCCTACTCCACGGCGCTGGCCGACTTCACGTTCATGGCAGGCGACACCGCCCAGCTCTACCTGACCGGGCCCGACGTGGTGGAGGCGGTGACGGGCGAGCGCGTGACGCACGCCGAGCTGGGCGGCGCGCAGGTGCACGGCAGCCGCTCCGGCGTGGCCACGTTCGTGCACGACGACGAGGAGGAGTGCCTGGCCTCGGTGCGCGACCTGCTGTCGATGTTGCCGAGCAACAACCTGGGCAGACCGCCCGCCGCGCCGCCCTGCGGCGCGGCGGCCGACGTGCGTCCCCGCCTCGCCGAGATCGTGCCCGCCGAGCAGCACAAGCTGTACGACATGCGTGAGGTGCTGGCGGAGCTGGTGGACGACGGGGACTTCCTGGAGACCCACCGGAACTGGGCGGGCAACGTGATCTGCGCCCTGGCCAGGATCGACGGCGAGGTGGTCGGCGTGGTGGCCAACCAGCCGACCGTGCTGGCCGGCGTGCTCGACGCGAAGGCCGCGCAGAAGGCGGCGCGCTTCGTCAGGTTCTGTGATGCCTTCTCCATCCCGCTGGTGACGCTCGTGGACGTGCCCGGCTTCCTGCCCGGCAAGGACCAGGAGTACGAGGGCGTCATCAGGCACGGCGCCAAGCTGCTGTACGCCTACTGCGAGGCGACGGTGCCGCGCATCTCGGTCATCCTCAGGAAGGCGTACGGGGGCGCGTACATCGTCATGGACTCGCGCTCCATCGGCACCGACCTGTCGCTGGCCTGGCCCACCAACGAGGTCGCCGTGATGGGCGCCGAGGGCGCCGTGAACATCGTCTACCGCCGGCAGCTCGCCGCCGCCGCCGATCCCGTCACCGAGCGGGCCGAGCTGCTCGAACGCTACAAACGCGAGCTCATCCATCCCACCTACACCGCCGAGCGCGGGCTCGTGGACGACGTGATCGACCCCGCCGACACCAGGGCGGCGCTCGCCCGCGGCCTGGCCATGCTGCGCGACAAGCGCAAGCACAGCGCGCCGCGCAAGCACGGCAACGTCCCGCTCTGA